A region of the Stieleria neptunia genome:
GCAACGCGTGACCGGCTGACAGCCAGCGACAAACGCTTTGGATGTGTGTCAGAACCTGCCCCTTGTCGTCGGTCGCGCCGCGGGCAAATAGATTTCCCTCGCGAACGGTCGGCTCGAACGGGCCGCTGATCCAGTCCTCCAGCGGCTCGGCGGGCTGGACGTCGTAGTGCCCATAGACCAGCACCACCGGTGCTCCCTCGACCGGTGCGGTCTGGGCAACCACCATCGGATGCCCCGCGGTCGCGATGGTCTCCACCGACAGCCCGGCGCGTTGCAATTTTCCGCTGACCCAATCACACGCCGCGCGGACTTCCCCCAGCCGCCGGCTGTCGCTACTGATGCTGGGGATCCTTAACCACTCCATAAGGTCGTCTAAAAGCGCCTTGCGGTCCGAATCCAGGGATTCAATCAATTGGTCCAGTGACGCGTCGTCGAGCGGCCCGGTGGCCGCATTTTCACGGGATGGAGACACGGGAACGACTCAGTGATTGTGGGGGAAAATCGGGAAAAAGCATCAAAATCGGGTCTGCCTTCGGTTCTGCAGCCGCGCTACAATAGGGGCCGTGTAATCGTAGCAACAGAGGGCGTGACCGTTCGCCCAGCGTTCACACGACGGAGCAGTTTTCGAAAATGTCAGACAAGCAAGTCGCGGTTGCCGATCCGGCGGTCGAACAAGAGCAACAAACCAAACCCAAGAAACAGCCTCGCTACAACGTCGTCCTCTGGGATGACTCCGATCACAGCTACCAATACGTCGTGATGATGATGCGAAAACTGTTTCGCCACCCGGTCGAAAAAGGTTTCCAAATCGCGACCCAAGTCGACAGCCACGGCAAAGCCGTTTGCCTGACCACCACCATGGAACACGCCGAATTGAAACGCGACCAGATTCACGCCTACGGCAAAGATGATTTGATCCCGCGTTGCAAAGGCAGCATGAGCGCGACCATCGAACCGGCCGGCTGAAGCATGTCGGCAAAGTTACGCGTCACCACGCTCGGTTGCAAAGTCAACCAATACGAAACCGAACTCGTCCGACAGGGGTTGCAGCGCGTCGGGTTTGAAGACTGCGCCCAGGGAGACCGGGCGGACGTTTGCATCGTCAACACCTGCACGGTGACCAATCAAGGTGACGTCAAGAGCCGCCAAGTGATACGCCGCATGGCCCGGGAAAATCCCGATGCCCGGATCGTCGTGATGGGCTGTTACGCGACGCGGGCGCCCGAGGAAGTCGCCAAGCTGCCCGGGGTGGCCGAAGTCGTCACCGACAAACGGGAACTGCCCGATCTGATGTCGCGGTTCGGCGTCGTCGACGTTCCCACCGGGCTGGACGGATTTTCCGGCCGGCACCGTGCCTACGTCAAAGTGCAAGACGGTTGTTTGCTTCGCTGCAGCTACTGCATCATCCCCCACGTGCGACCCAAACTGACTTCGCGGCCGCTCGAACACATCGTCGACGAGGTCCGCCGGTTGACCGACGCGGGACATCGCGAAGTCGTTCTGACCGGGATTCACCTGGGGCACTACGGTGTCGATTGGAATCGCAACAAACCGCGCGAGGACTGGACGCGGCTGTCGGATCTGGTTCGACAACTCTGCCAACTGCCCGGCGATTTCCGGATCCGGCTGTCCAGCATCGAAGCGACCGAGGTGACGCGCAGCCTGATCGGTGTGATGACCGAGTATCCCGATCGCTTGGTCCCCCACGTGCATCTGTGCCTGCAATCGGGCAGCGACTCGGTGCTGCGTCGGATGCGTCGACGCTGGGGCACGCGGATGTTTTTGGACCGTTGCCGGATGCTCAACGAGGCGCTCAACAAACCGGCGATCACGACCGACATCATCGTCGGATTTCCCGGTGAAACCGAAGCCGAATTCCGGCAGACGCTGGCAACCTGTCGCGCCGCCGGATTCTCCAAAATCCACGCCTTTCCTTTCAGCGCTCGCCGCGGCACACCCGCCGCCGAGATGCCGGACCAATTGCCCGGCGATTTGAAAAACCAGCGTGTTCACCAACTCGCCGAACTCGAGTCCGAACTTCGCCGCGACTACTTTGCCAGCCTGGTCGGTGAATCCGTTCAAGTGCTGGTCGAATCCGATCGCGCCCTGGTCAGGCTGGACGGCAGCGAAAGTGAATCGCGGTTGTTACGCGGGACGACCTGCCGCTACGCGCCGGCCGAATGGGTCAGTGAAGATCCCCGCATCACGACCGGGGACTTGGTGGCCGCCGAAGTCAGCCACGCCGACGCGGAGCGGGTGCTCGTTTCTCTGTAGGTCACGCTGTGCGTGACGTAAGGCATGCACTGTAGGTCACGCTGTGCGTGACGCAAGGCATGCACTGTAGGTCACGCTGTGCGTGACGCCAGGCATGCACCGCATGCCCTACGTCGTCGAATCCTGTCGCTGCAACGTCGACGGCTGGTCCTCTTGCGTGTCGACGAAATCCACCGGGACTTCGAAGTCTTCCATCGGGGCACCCTTGCTGGTCGGTTCCAGGTAGGTGTATCCGGCGAGGGCTTTTTCGAAGGCGGCAACGATTCGGCCGGCTTGTTGGTGATCGATCCGCTCGTCCGAGATCGCGTCTTCGACCGACTGGCCGATGCGATCAAGCAGTTCGCGGTCGTCGTATTGAACGTAGCTGAGCACTTCCGAGACGGTGTCGCCCTTGACGATCGAACGGATCTTCACCGCCGATCCCTCGCACTCGACATGCACCGCGTGGGTGTCGCCGAACAGGTTGTGCAAGTCGCCGAGGATTTCTTGATAGGCGCCCACCATGAAGACCGCCAATTGATACGATTTGCCGTCTTCGGGCACGTGCAGTCGCAGGGTGTCACAGCAATCTTGCTCGGACACGAACGAATCCACTTTGCCGTCGCTGTCGCAGGTGATGTCGCCCAGCACCGCGTGACGCGTCGGGCGTTCACCCAGCCGATGGATCGGCATGATCGGGAACAACTGGTCGATCGCCCAGGCATCGGGCATGGATTGAAATAGCGAGAAATTGACGAAGTAAATGTCCGACAGCATCCGATCGAGATGTTCCAATTCGGCCGGCACGTTGCCTTCGGCCTCGGCCAACTCGCGGACACGATGGCACAACGCGAAGTACAGATTCTCCGCCGCGACACGCTGTTCCAGCGGCAGGTACCCGCCGCTAAACAGGTTCATGCAGATGTCCAACGTCAGCTGCGCATCATGGAACTTTTCCATCATGTTGTCGGCGGTCAGATTGGTGTAGGCATCCCATAGATCACGCACCGGTTGTTCGTAATCGTCCGGAGGTCCCGCCGAATCGTTTTCCGCAGGCTGTTGCGACGCGGCCCAGGGCGGCAGATCTGCGTTGCCCTGTTTGGTCACGCCCAGGGTTTCCATCACCAGGATGCTGTGGTGGGCGGCAACCGCGCGGCCGCTTTCGGAAATCAGTTGCGGGTGGGGCACGCCGGCTTCATTGCAAACGCTTTGTACGTGGTAGACGACGTCGTTGGCGTATTCTTGAATCGTGTAGTTCATACTCGATTGGCTGTCGGTCTGGGTGCCGTCGTAATCGACGCCCAATCCGCCGCCGACGTCCAGATACCCCATCGCGGCACCGCGGCGTTGCAGGTCGACGTAGATCTGGGCCGCTTCCAGGATCGCCGACTTCAGCTGACGGATGTTTCCGATCTGGCTGCCGACGTGAAAATGCAACAGTTGAAAACAGTCCTCAAATCCCAGCTCGATCATGCGGTCCAACGATGCCAGGACCTCCGCGACGGTCAGCCCAAATTTGCTGCGGTAGCCGCCGCTGGCCTGCCAGCGACCGCTGCCACGGGTGGCCAGTTTGACCCGCATCCCGATCGTCGGGCGGACGCCCACGGCCGAGGCGACGCGGAAGATCAGGTCCAGTTCGCTGGCTTTTTCGACCACGGGAAAAACGGTCCGCCCGAGCCGCTGGGCCATCATCGCCAAGCGGATGTACTCTTCGTCTTTGAAGCCGTTGCAAACGATCGGGACCGAGGCGTCGCTCATCGCGATCGCGGCGAGCAATTCGGGCTTGCTGCCCGCTTCGACTCCGAAACCCAATGCGGCACCTTCGGCGACGATTTGTTGGACGACTTCGCGCTGTTGGTTGACCTTGATCGGGAACACACAGCGATAGCGGTTTTGGTAGCCGTTTTCTTCGATCGCCTGGGCAAAGCAATCGTGCAGATGATGCAATCGGTCGCGGAGGATGCCGTTGAAGCGGAGCAGAATGGGCAGGCTGAGGCCGCGTTCGCCGAGCTGGTCGACGAGCGCCTTTAGATCGATTGACGTATGTTCATCACGCGAAGGCGAGACGACCACCGTGCCTTGCTCGGAGATACTGAAATATCCGTCTCCCCAGCGATCGACACCGTATTCTGCCACCGAATCTTGGACCGTCCAGCGATCCTGACGAGCTTGCTTCAATGCTTGATTGCCTCAAACGAATGTCTCGATCGGTCGACCGAGACGTGAGTGGAAAGGTTTCAACCACAGAGCGTAGTAGAGTCGGGCGGGTCTGTCAGCCCAGCTGGGGACTTGGCGCCCCATCTTTGTACGCACTTTCCACCTTCGCGATCCGCTGAATGAAGTGCTCGATGGTCGGCGTCCGCTCCTCGACTTTGGGTTGCATCAATTGCATCACGCCGCGTGCCAGGGAGGGGTCGACGTTGGGGCAGACGTCGGCCAGCGGTTTGGGGGGCGAGGTGTCGTGATGCAGGGCGGCCCGCCCACTGACAACATCCCCCTGCCAGGGATGGCAGAAAGCGATCAAGCAGTAGAACGTGACGCCCAGGGAGAACAGATCGACGCGTTTATCGGTCGGCCGTCGCCGCACGATTTCGGGCGACATGTACAGCGGCGTCCCGGTGCGGTTGCCGGGCACCATGAACGGCGGAGTGGCCGGCAGCGTCAGTCCGAAATCGATCAGTTTGACGTCCGTCGACTCCGGCAGCAGGATGAAGTTTCGCGGGCAGATGTCACGGTGGATGTAGCCCTGGTTGTGCACATACTTGAGCGCTTCACACATCGAACGGATCAGCATCAATCGTTTGCCGGCGACATGATGTTCCTGCTTTTGAACGATGATGTTTTGCATGCTTGGCCCGGCGACGAACTCCATGATCAGGATCGGGTCGCCCTTGGTCGAAACGCCGATTTCGTAGGTTTCGACGACGTTGGGGTGATGCATTTTCAGGGCGATTTCGCCCTCGGACGGTTTTTTCAGGTGGCGAAACCGGCTTTCGAACAATTCCACCTTCTCCGGGTCCAGGATTTTGATCCCGACCAATCGGCCGCCATGCGCGTGGTCCTTGGCGACGACAAATTTCGCCATCGTGCCGGTGAACGCAGTCCGTTCCAGCGTGAAGCGTTTCTGAATGTCGATCCGCCCGCCGCTGCTGCCACCGCTGCCGCCGAGCATCGATTTGACGGAATCAAAAATCCCCATGGATGACCTACTTTCCGCAATAGTCGATCGCGCGGGCGATTTCAGTTTTCAGGTGTTTGCGATGAACGATTCGATCGATGTAGCCATGCTCGAGTAAAAACTCACTGGTCTGGAAACCTTCGGGCAATTCGATTCCGATGGTCGCCTTGATGGTTCGCGGGCCGGCGAACCCGATCAGGGCTTTGGGTTCGGCAAACACCAGGTCTCCCAGGGAGGCGAAACTGGCGGCGACACCGCCCATCGTGGGGTTGGTCAGCACGCTGATGAACAAGCCTCCCGCTTTGTCATAGCGGGCCAGTGCGGCGCTGACCTTGGCCATTTGCATCAGCGATAAAATACCTTCGTGCATCCGTGCCCCCCCACCGCTGGCGCTGATGATGATCAGCGGCAAGTCTTGCGTGGTCGCATGTTCGATCAACCGCGCCAAACGTTCACCCACGACCGATCCCATGCTGCCCATGATGAATGCGCTGTCGGTCACGGCCAGCGCGACACGGCGGGCGCGAATCATTCCGGTTCCGGTGATCGCGGCGTCGGACAAACCCGTTCGCTTCTGTTCCCCGACCAGCCGTTCGGCGTAGCGCCGGCGGTCAGAAAACTCCAGCGGATCGGTCGGTTGCAGGTGCTCGTTCATCGCCTCGAACGTGCCGTCGTCGACGACCTGGACGATGCGATCGGCGGCCGACACATAAAAGTGGTGGTCGCACTTGGGGCAGACGTTGAGTCGCTGTTCGACTTCTTTTTTGTAGACGCTGGTCCCACAACCGGGACACTTCAACCACAAGCCTTCGGGAACGCCCCGTTTCTTGGGTGGCTCCTGAGGGAGATCGCTAGGTTCGGGCATGGTAGAATGAGGCTGAGATTCGAGGGTGTCCATGCGAAAGAATCGAAGCGTTTCGGGTGATCGGCTTGCACTGGAATGATGTACCGCGCAGGCTGTTCGTCGGCCTGCCCGGCCACGTAGTTTAGCTGATGACGCCGTTTTTCTCAGCCCCTAATTGAAATCCGACATTGCGTTCGGGCAGGCTGCCCTGGGGCGGTACGATTTCTCAGGGCGAGCGAAACGCTGAAATCTGCGAGAATGGATGTCCAAATTGGGCGTTTGCTCCACGATCGGAGTACTCTGCCCGAGTCACGTTCCCCCACCGCGGTGAAGCATTTTTTCCTCTGTTTCTTTCGGTTTTAGCGGCACGGCGCAAGCCCTCCGGTTCGTCATCGTTGCCCAAACACCGGAGGGCTCGCGCCCTGCCGCTAAAATATGCTTTACAGCGTTACCCTTTCTCCCTCCTGCTGGTTCGAAATCACAACCATGATTGGCAATCTCTCTGAATCACGATTCCGGGGCTTCCTGGCACCGTTGGCCGTGCTGGCGGCGGTTTGCACGCCGCACTTCGTGTTGAATTCGGCCCCCGCGGCCGAGATCTTTGTCGAAACCGAGAGTTTTGACGATCTCGGCGGCTGGAAATTGGACACCCAGTTCATCCAGCAGATGGGATCTCCCTACCTGCTCGCCCACGGACTGGGCACGCCGGTCGACGACGCCGTGACGCAGATCGACGTGAAACAACCGGGGGCCTATCGCGTCTGGGTCCGCACCTTCGATTGGGTGGCTCGCTGGGACGCCGCCGGGCAGCCGGGCAAATTCCAAATTCAGATCGGCGGCCAGACGCTCGGTGAAACCTTCGGCACCGAGGGGGCGACGTGGGGCTGGCAAGACGGCGGAACGATCGAATTGGCGGAAGGGAAAACGCAACTGCGGCTGAAAGACTTGACCGGATTCGACGGCCGCTGCGACTGCCTCTATCTGACGACGCAGCTGGACGGCGATCCTCCGCCACCGGCCGATTCGGTCTTGTCGGATTGGCGACGGAAACAATTGGGGCTGCCCGACGAGCCGCTCGAACGGGGGCCTTATGACTTGGTGGTCGTCGGTGGCGGTTACGCCGGCATGGGCTCGGCGCTCAGCGCCGCACGGATGGGCTGCCGCGTCGCTTTGATCCAAGACCGTGGCGTCTTGGGCGGTAACGGATCCAGCGAAGTACGTGTCTGGGCGATGGGCAACATCCGTCGCGGCAAGTTCCCGCGGATCGGCGAGATCATCGAAGAATTCGCCGACAACGCGACCAAGTCACCGGGCCGCTACGAAGAGTTCGGCGATGATCTGAAAGAACGCACCGTCCGTGCCGAGCCCCAGATCGACTTGTGGCTCAACCACCACGCGTTCGATGCCGTCGTCCAAGACAATCACATCGTTTCGGTCGATGCGCTCAACACCAAAACCGGCGCGGTCGTTCGCATGCTCGGGGACCGCTTCGTCGACTGCACGGGCCACGGTTGGTTGGGGCAATTCGTCGGTGCCGATAGCGACATGGCGCCCGACGGCCGAATGGGCATGAGCAACATGTGGCGTTGGGATGAAACCGATTCGCCGCAGTCATTCCCCGAAACCCCGTGGGCGCTGGATTTGGAAATGCAAGACTTTCCCTATCCCCGCGACCACCACGGCCAGTGGTTCTGGGAAAGCGGTTTTGACAAGGACGCGATCGGTGACGCCGAAGGCATCCGGGACTGGAATCTGCGCGCCGTGTATGGCGCGTTCAACGCCATGAAGAACCGTGACGGCGCCGCCGATCACAAGACCGCCATCCTCAGCTGGGTGGCCTACGTCGGCGGGCCACGCGAGAGCAATCGGTTGCTCGGTGACGTCGTCCTGACCCAGGATGACATCGTCGCCAAACGTGACTTCCCCGACGGCTGTGTCCCCAGTACGTGGTCGATCGACCTCCACTACCCCAAGGAACAATACGCCAAAAAATACCCCGACAACCCGTTCATCAGCATCGCCGTTCATGACCGCCGCGTCGATCGATCGTACGGCTACCCCGTCCCGTATCGTTGTTTCTACAGCCGAAACATCGACAACCTGTTCATGGCCGGACGAAACGTCAGCGTCACTCACGAAGCCCTCGGCACCGTCCGCGTGATGAAGACCTGTGGCATGATGGGCGAAGTCGTCGGCAAAGCGGCGTCGATCTGCGCGCTCCGCGATTGCACGCCACGCGAGGTCTACCAAGACCACCTCGATGAGCTGCTGGAATTGTTGGAATTGCCCGGCAAGGCACGCCGCAGCACACCCTCGGCCCCGATCACGATCGACGCAGGGGCGCTCCCACGGGCATCCAAATTCGGCCCGATGACCGGCCAGGATCCGGCGTCCTTGGATGGCATCGTGATCGACGACCGCGAGGCAGAGCTGAAAGGGAAATGGACCAGCGGCGGCGGTCGAAACGATCGCTATGTCGCCTACAGCTACAAGTACGCCGGCCCGGGATCGGGGGCCCAAGCCATCTACACCGTCAAGGCTCCCCAAAGCGGCCGCTTTCAAATCCGGGTCGGTTGCGCCCCGGCCGATGAGCGTTTCAACAACCGCGCCACCGCTGCACCGGTTGAGATCCGGATCGGTGATCGTGTGGTCCGCGAGAACGTGAACTACCGGGGTACCGAGGACCGCCAGTTCGCGGCGGTCGCGACCATCGACGTCGAAAAAGACGATGAGATCAACGTCGTGATCTTGACCGAACAAGCCGATGGACTGGTGCACCTGGATGCCGTCCAGATGCTTCCAGTGGAGTGAGGTGCCGACTCTTGTTCCCGGGCTCTGCCTGGGAACAAACGGTCTCGGAGGCTCCGCCTCCCGGGTTCGCCGTCGGGGGTGGCAAGCAAGATGCTTACCCCACTCTTGTTCGCCGGCTGCGCCGTCGAGGGTGGCAAGCAAGATGCTTGCCCCACTCTTGTTCGCCGGCTGCGCCGTCGAGGGTGGCAAGCAAGATGCTTACCCCACTCTTGTTCGCCGGCTGCGCCGTTGGGGGTGGCAAGCAGGATGCTTACCCCACTTTCGAACTTGCCAGCCTAATCCGATCCCGTTCTAATTCCCGTGCTGCGTCAATCGACCACGGAACCAAAGGACGGAAGGCAGATGAGTCAAACGAAGACCCGCTCGGCACCAACGGGTGTCCGCCGCAAACCAGGCAACGTCTTCCACCAACGACTCGGGTCGTTGACGTTTTCCCAGGCCTGTCAATTGCTCGGTGACGAAGGCGCCACCCTGATCCGCCAGGGGGCACAGTATCTTGAACTCAACCACGACGATGTTTTTCTGGGTGGGGATCTGTTCCGCGTCCGATTCTCGGATCCCGAAGTCGACAACGGGGTGGCGATCGCAACGATCACGCTGCAATCGGGTCGCCGTCGGCAATTGCTGGTCAACTGCAACCAGTGCGAGACCCCCTGTCTTCACGTCGGCGCCGCACTGGACCATCTGTTGCAATCCAAAAGCGATCTCGGGCTGGCCCAACCGCCCGACGAATCGGTTCCATTGGAGCACCTGACGCCGGAGGAGCTGAATCAGCGAGCGATCGCCGACCGGGTCAAACGAGCCGCCGAAGAACGCATGAAAGTGCGGTCCACCAACACCACCAAGCCGTGGACGGATTACCTGGTCACCAGCGAACGATCCGGCAGAACCTATCGCGTCGCACTGCGGGGGTTCGATCCGGGTCAGTCCTATTGCACGTGTCCCGATTTTCGAACCAACAAACTGCAAACATGCAAACATGTCGTGCACGTCCAGACCAAGGTTCAAAAACGTTTCTCCGCCGCCAAGCTGCGTTCGCCTTATCGCCGCAAAAAACTATCGCTCGCCATTTGCTACGGGGAACATCGTGGACTGCTGTTTCACATGCCCGCGAAGGTCGACCCCAAAATGGAAGAGATCGTCGGCGACGCGGACACGACCCCGATCACCGACGCGTCGGACGCGATGACGCGAATTGCGGCGCTGGAAAACGCCGGGCTGGACGTCACGATCTATCCCGATGCCGAAGCGTTCATTCAACGCCAGTTGACGCAACAGCGTGTTCGTCAAGCCTGTGAGTTGATTCGCCGGGAAACCGAGAATCACCCGCTGCGAACCGAACTGCTCGACGCCACCCTGCTGCCCTACCAGCTGGACGGAATCGCGTTCGCCGCCGGCGCCGGACGCGCGATTCTGGCCGATGACATGGGACTGGGCAAAACCATTCAAGGCATCGGCGTCGCCGAACTGTTGTCCCAACTGGCCGACATCAAACGCGTGCTGATCGTTTCCCCGGCCTCACTCAAGACGCAGTGGCGAAACGAAATCCGACGCTTCAGTGACCGGTCGACGCAAATCGTGCTGGGCACCGGCGCCGAACGCTACGAGCAATATCGCAGCGACGCGTTCTTCACGATCTGCAACTACGAACAAGTCCTCCGCGACTTGACCGCGATCGAAGAGGTGCCCTGGGATCTGATCATTTTGGACGAAGGTCAACGGATCAAGAATTGGGAATCAAAAACCAGCAACGTGATCCGACAATTGGAAAGCCCGTTCCGATTGGTGCTGTCGGGGACGCCACTGGAGAACCGTCTCGGGGACCTGTTCACCGTCACGCGGTTCGTGGACGAAGATCGCTTGGGACCGGCGTACGAATTTTTTCACAAACATCACGTGGTCGATGAACGCGGCAAG
Encoded here:
- a CDS encoding ATP-dependent Clp protease adaptor ClpS, whose translation is MSDKQVAVADPAVEQEQQTKPKKQPRYNVVLWDDSDHSYQYVVMMMRKLFRHPVEKGFQIATQVDSHGKAVCLTTTMEHAELKRDQIHAYGKDDLIPRCKGSMSATIEPAG
- the mtaB gene encoding tRNA (N(6)-L-threonylcarbamoyladenosine(37)-C(2))-methylthiotransferase MtaB gives rise to the protein MSAKLRVTTLGCKVNQYETELVRQGLQRVGFEDCAQGDRADVCIVNTCTVTNQGDVKSRQVIRRMARENPDARIVVMGCYATRAPEEVAKLPGVAEVVTDKRELPDLMSRFGVVDVPTGLDGFSGRHRAYVKVQDGCLLRCSYCIIPHVRPKLTSRPLEHIVDEVRRLTDAGHREVVLTGIHLGHYGVDWNRNKPREDWTRLSDLVRQLCQLPGDFRIRLSSIEATEVTRSLIGVMTEYPDRLVPHVHLCLQSGSDSVLRRMRRRWGTRMFLDRCRMLNEALNKPAITTDIIVGFPGETEAEFRQTLATCRAAGFSKIHAFPFSARRGTPAAEMPDQLPGDLKNQRVHQLAELESELRRDYFASLVGESVQVLVESDRALVRLDGSESESRLLRGTTCRYAPAEWVSEDPRITTGDLVAAEVSHADAERVLVSL
- the speA gene encoding biosynthetic arginine decarboxylase, coding for MKQARQDRWTVQDSVAEYGVDRWGDGYFSISEQGTVVVSPSRDEHTSIDLKALVDQLGERGLSLPILLRFNGILRDRLHHLHDCFAQAIEENGYQNRYRCVFPIKVNQQREVVQQIVAEGAALGFGVEAGSKPELLAAIAMSDASVPIVCNGFKDEEYIRLAMMAQRLGRTVFPVVEKASELDLIFRVASAVGVRPTIGMRVKLATRGSGRWQASGGYRSKFGLTVAEVLASLDRMIELGFEDCFQLLHFHVGSQIGNIRQLKSAILEAAQIYVDLQRRGAAMGYLDVGGGLGVDYDGTQTDSQSSMNYTIQEYANDVVYHVQSVCNEAGVPHPQLISESGRAVAAHHSILVMETLGVTKQGNADLPPWAASQQPAENDSAGPPDDYEQPVRDLWDAYTNLTADNMMEKFHDAQLTLDICMNLFSGGYLPLEQRVAAENLYFALCHRVRELAEAEGNVPAELEHLDRMLSDIYFVNFSLFQSMPDAWAIDQLFPIMPIHRLGERPTRHAVLGDITCDSDGKVDSFVSEQDCCDTLRLHVPEDGKSYQLAVFMVGAYQEILGDLHNLFGDTHAVHVECEGSAVKIRSIVKGDTVSEVLSYVQYDDRELLDRIGQSVEDAISDERIDHQQAGRIVAAFEKALAGYTYLEPTSKGAPMEDFEVPVDFVDTQEDQPSTLQRQDSTT
- a CDS encoding serine/threonine protein kinase yields the protein MGIFDSVKSMLGGSGGSSGGRIDIQKRFTLERTAFTGTMAKFVVAKDHAHGGRLVGIKILDPEKVELFESRFRHLKKPSEGEIALKMHHPNVVETYEIGVSTKGDPILIMEFVAGPSMQNIIVQKQEHHVAGKRLMLIRSMCEALKYVHNQGYIHRDICPRNFILLPESTDVKLIDFGLTLPATPPFMVPGNRTGTPLYMSPEIVRRRPTDKRVDLFSLGVTFYCLIAFCHPWQGDVVSGRAALHHDTSPPKPLADVCPNVDPSLARGVMQLMQPKVEERTPTIEHFIQRIAKVESAYKDGAPSPQLG
- the accD gene encoding acetyl-CoA carboxylase, carboxyltransferase subunit beta; the protein is MPEPSDLPQEPPKKRGVPEGLWLKCPGCGTSVYKKEVEQRLNVCPKCDHHFYVSAADRIVQVVDDGTFEAMNEHLQPTDPLEFSDRRRYAERLVGEQKRTGLSDAAITGTGMIRARRVALAVTDSAFIMGSMGSVVGERLARLIEHATTQDLPLIIISASGGGARMHEGILSLMQMAKVSAALARYDKAGGLFISVLTNPTMGGVAASFASLGDLVFAEPKALIGFAGPRTIKATIGIELPEGFQTSEFLLEHGYIDRIVHRKHLKTEIARAIDYCGK
- a CDS encoding FAD-dependent oxidoreductase, producing the protein MIGNLSESRFRGFLAPLAVLAAVCTPHFVLNSAPAAEIFVETESFDDLGGWKLDTQFIQQMGSPYLLAHGLGTPVDDAVTQIDVKQPGAYRVWVRTFDWVARWDAAGQPGKFQIQIGGQTLGETFGTEGATWGWQDGGTIELAEGKTQLRLKDLTGFDGRCDCLYLTTQLDGDPPPPADSVLSDWRRKQLGLPDEPLERGPYDLVVVGGGYAGMGSALSAARMGCRVALIQDRGVLGGNGSSEVRVWAMGNIRRGKFPRIGEIIEEFADNATKSPGRYEEFGDDLKERTVRAEPQIDLWLNHHAFDAVVQDNHIVSVDALNTKTGAVVRMLGDRFVDCTGHGWLGQFVGADSDMAPDGRMGMSNMWRWDETDSPQSFPETPWALDLEMQDFPYPRDHHGQWFWESGFDKDAIGDAEGIRDWNLRAVYGAFNAMKNRDGAADHKTAILSWVAYVGGPRESNRLLGDVVLTQDDIVAKRDFPDGCVPSTWSIDLHYPKEQYAKKYPDNPFISIAVHDRRVDRSYGYPVPYRCFYSRNIDNLFMAGRNVSVTHEALGTVRVMKTCGMMGEVVGKAASICALRDCTPREVYQDHLDELLELLELPGKARRSTPSAPITIDAGALPRASKFGPMTGQDPASLDGIVIDDREAELKGKWTSGGGRNDRYVAYSYKYAGPGSGAQAIYTVKAPQSGRFQIRVGCAPADERFNNRATAAPVEIRIGDRVVRENVNYRGTEDRQFAAVATIDVEKDDEINVVILTEQADGLVHLDAVQMLPVE
- a CDS encoding DEAD/DEAH box helicase, which codes for MSQTKTRSAPTGVRRKPGNVFHQRLGSLTFSQACQLLGDEGATLIRQGAQYLELNHDDVFLGGDLFRVRFSDPEVDNGVAIATITLQSGRRRQLLVNCNQCETPCLHVGAALDHLLQSKSDLGLAQPPDESVPLEHLTPEELNQRAIADRVKRAAEERMKVRSTNTTKPWTDYLVTSERSGRTYRVALRGFDPGQSYCTCPDFRTNKLQTCKHVVHVQTKVQKRFSAAKLRSPYRRKKLSLAICYGEHRGLLFHMPAKVDPKMEEIVGDADTTPITDASDAMTRIAALENAGLDVTIYPDAEAFIQRQLTQQRVRQACELIRRETENHPLRTELLDATLLPYQLDGIAFAAGAGRAILADDMGLGKTIQGIGVAELLSQLADIKRVLIVSPASLKTQWRNEIRRFSDRSTQIVLGTGAERYEQYRSDAFFTICNYEQVLRDLTAIEEVPWDLIILDEGQRIKNWESKTSNVIRQLESPFRLVLSGTPLENRLGDLFTVTRFVDEDRLGPAYEFFHKHHVVDERGKTLGYHRLDQLRESLKPILLRRTRSEVAKQLPERIDEVIRIEPTAEQKEINDSHLAIVAQIVHKKFMTEMDLLRMQKSLLMARMSCDSTYLIDQEETEYSSKLERLTELLDGLIEDPTRKIVLFSEWRRMLDRIERRLDTMGCDYVRLDGQVPQKKRGELVSRFQSDPQCRVICMTNAGSTGLNLQAANTVINVDLPWNPAVLEQRIARAYRMGQKNPVHIYKLVTVGDTIEERLLETLASKQELADASIDMDSDVSEVAMVSGMEDLRRRLEVILDPLPAAPVDESQQRRVEAEAQALQAKREKVAAATSGLITAALSLAGELIPSVGDKAPSDETVDTLTDRLSQCVDKDEQGRPQLTITLPDTDALRGLATTLAKLLDS